The Microbacterium sp. LWH7-1.2 genome window below encodes:
- a CDS encoding dynamin family protein, whose amino-acid sequence MRVSILDDASALVRAARELYADDPEAGDLLADLERRLSEPIRLAIAGMVKAGKSTLLNAMLGERLAPTDAGECTRVVTWYRYSATPTITMHPYDGESRSMPIRRDAGRLVLDLDGVAPEDVAWIDVGWPSTGLRSLILIDTPGIASLSRDVSARSTDFLVPDTEPSSADAIVYLMRHLHASDLKFLESFRDTAAGASQTVNAVAVLSRADEIGSGRIDSLLSAGKVARRYEKDGDLASLSLGVVPVAGLLAESARTLREDEFAAFRDLAGMDRTSREALMVSADRFVRPTEATSLSEDVRRALLNRFGIFGVRLASALIRGGAADSSQLSEQLVQQSGLNELQQFIQLQFRTRAGALKVRGVLDALQTLLREKPRDGADAVLGGVERIYASAHTLRELSLLSRARSSGLPLSRLDAEEAERIIGGTGPSAGARLGLAETATTAESRERVDELLARWRTLSESPLAERATVEVARSVIRSLEEVASELAVVGTGAADVVLAGGPLEGAVEGAEEEREEGESPLSEEHLPQHGGVLARGEDLR is encoded by the coding sequence GTGAGGGTGTCGATCCTCGACGACGCGAGTGCTCTGGTCCGCGCTGCGCGCGAGCTGTACGCCGACGATCCGGAAGCCGGCGACCTGCTCGCCGACCTGGAACGGCGCCTCAGCGAGCCGATCCGTCTCGCCATCGCGGGCATGGTCAAGGCCGGCAAGTCCACGCTGCTGAACGCGATGCTCGGCGAACGCCTGGCCCCCACGGACGCGGGCGAATGCACGCGGGTGGTGACGTGGTACCGCTACTCGGCGACTCCGACGATCACCATGCATCCCTATGACGGGGAATCCCGCTCGATGCCCATCCGGCGCGACGCCGGGCGGCTCGTGCTCGATCTCGACGGCGTCGCGCCGGAAGACGTCGCCTGGATCGACGTCGGCTGGCCGTCGACCGGGCTGCGCTCGCTCATCCTGATCGACACCCCGGGAATCGCTTCGCTCTCGCGCGATGTGTCCGCGCGCTCCACGGACTTCCTCGTGCCCGACACCGAGCCCTCGTCGGCCGACGCGATCGTCTACCTGATGCGCCACCTGCACGCATCGGACCTGAAGTTCCTGGAGTCGTTCCGCGACACGGCTGCCGGTGCGTCGCAGACCGTGAACGCCGTCGCCGTGCTGTCGCGCGCCGACGAGATCGGATCCGGTCGCATCGATTCGCTGCTGTCGGCGGGCAAAGTGGCGCGCCGCTATGAGAAGGACGGGGACCTCGCGTCGCTGTCGCTCGGGGTGGTGCCCGTCGCGGGGCTCCTCGCCGAGAGCGCGCGGACGCTGCGCGAGGACGAGTTCGCCGCCTTCCGCGACCTGGCGGGAATGGACCGCACCTCCCGTGAGGCTCTGATGGTGTCGGCCGACCGATTCGTGCGCCCGACGGAGGCGACATCGTTGAGCGAGGACGTCCGCCGCGCGCTGCTCAACCGATTCGGCATCTTCGGCGTGCGCCTCGCGAGCGCGCTGATCCGCGGCGGTGCGGCCGACTCCTCGCAGCTCTCGGAACAACTCGTTCAGCAGAGCGGACTGAACGAACTGCAGCAGTTCATCCAGCTGCAGTTCCGCACCCGCGCCGGGGCGCTGAAGGTGCGCGGCGTCCTCGATGCGCTGCAGACGCTCCTGCGTGAGAAGCCGCGCGACGGTGCTGATGCGGTCCTGGGTGGCGTCGAGCGCATCTACGCGTCGGCGCACACGTTGCGCGAGCTCTCGCTCCTGTCGCGGGCGCGCTCCTCGGGACTGCCGCTGAGCCGACTGGATGCGGAGGAGGCGGAGCGCATCATCGGCGGAACCGGGCCCTCTGCCGGCGCCCGTCTGGGACTGGCGGAGACCGCCACCACCGCCGAGAGCCGGGAGCGCGTCGACGAACTGCTGGCGCGATGGCGCACGCTCAGCGAGTCCCCGCTCGCCGAGCGGGCCACCGTGGAGGTGGCCCGCTCGGTGATCCGCAGTCTCGAGGAGGTCGCGTCAGAACTCGCCGTCGTCGGAACCGGCGCGGCGGACGTCGTACTTGCGGGCGGTCCACTGGAGGGCGCCGTGGAAGGTGCTGAAGAGGAGCGCGAGGAGGGCGAGAGCCCACTGAGCGAGGAGCACCTGCCGCAGCACGGGGGCGTGCTCGCCCGTGGTGAAGATCTCCGCTGA
- a CDS encoding dynamin family protein yields the protein MAESTAVQKAVAGDADNPTAPPVAPAASKALVSIVDNVGQLATTTGRGDLAKRLENTHARLQDPNVRVIVVGEFKQGKSKLINALVNAPVCPVDDDVATSVPTSVGYAAEPDAWVTIQGDDEAPPVRQRIPLENLAQYVSESGNPANERKVITAEVVLPRELLKGGLRLVDSPGVGGLDSTNALATLAALSSAHAVLLVSDASQEYTEPEVQFLKHAMRVSPNVAAVLAKTDLYPQWRDIERIDRSHLGDIGDVPIFAVSSDLRLIAAEERDRGLNEESGFPALVSHLRQEVLGRAEVIQARSAVHDLISVVDQLKMSLTSELEAILHPEDTPKLIAQLEDAKARADEFRGRSSKWQVQLNDGVADLISDMEHDLRDRLRKVQREAENAIDEGDPGPIWDQLTEWLDQRVSAAVSETFVWTDERSRWLSEEVAELFIQGETDLPVIYVGDTEGILDDVENIATLDHRQMGAGEKIFIGVRGSYGGVLMVGLATGLIGLSLINPLSLLAGVLVGRRAYREDMNSRLSRRRFEAKTLVRRYLDEVQFQVGKQLKDRLRIVQRAARDHFGSIADELHRSLSDAVLAAKQAAGTYAGQQDQRVKELQLRVQQLEALKAKIPALPALRAVEAAKR from the coding sequence GTGGCTGAAAGCACAGCCGTCCAGAAGGCGGTCGCAGGGGACGCCGACAACCCGACAGCGCCGCCGGTCGCGCCGGCGGCGAGCAAGGCGCTCGTCTCCATCGTCGACAACGTCGGTCAGCTCGCCACCACGACGGGCCGCGGCGACCTGGCCAAACGCCTCGAGAACACGCACGCCCGTCTGCAGGACCCCAATGTGCGGGTCATCGTGGTCGGCGAGTTCAAGCAGGGCAAGAGCAAGCTCATCAACGCCCTCGTCAACGCGCCCGTCTGCCCGGTCGACGACGACGTGGCCACGAGTGTGCCGACGTCCGTCGGCTACGCGGCGGAGCCCGATGCCTGGGTGACGATCCAGGGCGACGACGAGGCGCCTCCCGTTCGCCAGCGCATCCCCCTCGAGAACCTGGCCCAGTACGTCTCGGAGAGCGGGAACCCCGCCAACGAGCGCAAGGTCATCACCGCCGAGGTGGTGCTTCCCCGCGAGCTGCTCAAGGGCGGCCTGAGACTGGTGGACTCGCCGGGCGTCGGCGGCCTCGACTCGACGAACGCCCTGGCGACACTCGCCGCGCTGTCATCGGCGCACGCGGTCCTGCTCGTCTCGGACGCGTCACAGGAGTACACCGAGCCCGAGGTGCAGTTCCTCAAGCACGCGATGCGCGTATCCCCCAATGTCGCGGCCGTGCTCGCCAAGACGGACCTGTACCCGCAATGGCGCGACATCGAGCGCATCGACCGCTCGCATCTCGGTGATATCGGGGACGTGCCGATCTTCGCCGTCTCGAGCGACCTGCGGCTGATCGCGGCGGAGGAGCGCGACCGCGGGCTGAACGAGGAGTCGGGCTTCCCCGCGCTCGTGAGCCACCTGCGTCAGGAAGTCCTCGGACGCGCCGAGGTCATCCAAGCGCGCAGCGCGGTGCACGACCTCATCTCGGTCGTCGACCAGCTCAAGATGTCGCTGACTTCCGAGCTCGAGGCGATCCTCCACCCCGAGGACACCCCCAAGCTCATCGCGCAGCTCGAGGACGCGAAAGCGCGCGCCGACGAGTTCCGCGGACGGTCGTCCAAATGGCAGGTGCAGCTGAACGACGGCGTCGCCGACCTCATCTCGGACATGGAGCACGACCTGCGCGACCGCCTTCGCAAGGTGCAGCGCGAGGCGGAGAACGCCATCGACGAGGGCGACCCCGGGCCGATCTGGGATCAACTCACCGAGTGGCTCGATCAGCGCGTCTCCGCGGCCGTCTCGGAGACGTTCGTGTGGACCGACGAGCGGTCGCGATGGCTCTCGGAGGAGGTCGCCGAACTGTTCATCCAGGGCGAGACCGACCTTCCGGTGATCTACGTCGGCGACACCGAGGGCATCCTCGACGACGTGGAGAACATCGCCACGCTCGACCATCGTCAGATGGGGGCCGGCGAGAAGATCTTCATCGGCGTCCGCGGCTCGTACGGCGGCGTGCTCATGGTCGGCCTCGCCACCGGCTTGATCGGCCTGTCGCTCATCAACCCGCTGTCGCTCCTGGCCGGCGTGCTGGTGGGGCGCAGGGCCTATCGTGAGGACATGAACTCGCGGCTGTCGCGCCGGCGCTTCGAGGCCAAGACCCTCGTGCGTCGCTATCTCGACGAGGTGCAGTTCCAGGTCGGCAAGCAGCTGAAGGACCGACTGCGCATCGTGCAGCGCGCCGCGCGCGACCACTTCGGCAGCATCGCCGACGAGCTGCACCGCTCGCTCTCGGACGCGGTGCTCGCCGCCAAGCAGGCCGCCGGCACGTACGCGGGGCAGCAGGACCAGCGAGTGAAGGAGCTTCAGCTGCGAGTGCAGCAGCTCGAGGCGCTGAAGGCCAAGATCCCTGCCCTTCCGGCACTGCGAGCCGTGGAGGCAGCGAAGCGGTGA